AATCCCAATGAACTAAGGAACTTATTCTCTAAGTTATCCAGCTATGTTGAGGCATGGAGTGGTCTCTTGGTTAATCAATTCAATATCAATATCGGGAACTTGAATTCAGTGCTGGATGTATTTAAGGAAAAGAAAATAAAGGCTAACTTGGTTCAAGGCACTGAGGCGCCAATTATAGATATCGATGGGGTCGATGTTGTCTTCGCCGTGACTAGATCAAGCTATTTGGAGCATATGAGGCTCTTCCTTGATAATATGAGCAAGGAGATTGGCATGCTTCGGGAAGCGCTTATGTTGATCAGCAAGGTAATTACGCCGCCTCCCTCAATACTTTATGTGAATGGGTCATATGGTTTACTGGTGATTGGGAGAAGCGCGAACTTCCATTTCGCGCCGGGGAGCGCCTTGCCTGAGAAGCTTGCTGAACCGAAGCCATTGCCGCAACCGGCGGGCCTTGACCCAGCCGAACGTGCGCGGGTAATTAAGGTAATAGATAATGTAATAAGTAGGATAACTCCCATATCGGTTAAGCAGGTCGTGGTCGTTGATGAGGGTAAGCAATAACTAGGTCCCTAGAGCTTCGCATTCATGGCTCTAAATAGGGGATAAATGTTTTTATTTGAGGACTAGCCTAATCAAGCTATGGGGAAAGCCATTGTGATAAAGTATGAATCCAAGGGAGAGCACTTCGAGATACTGGTTGATCCAGATGCCGCGCTCGATATGAAGCTTGGAAAACCGGTGAGCATAGATAAGGTTCTGATAAGCGATACTATATATAAGGACTCCAGGAGGGGGCTTCGTGCGTCCGAGAGTTCATTGAAGAAGGTCTTCGGCACCACGGATTCACGCAGAGTCGCTGAGCTAATGATAAGAAATGGGGAAGTGCCACTGACAGCTGAGCAGCGGAAGAAATTGCTTGACGAGAAGAGGCGGCAAATAGTGGAGTGGATAAGCAGGAACTGCATAGATACACGAACAAGAGCACCAGTTCCGCCGCAGAGGGTTGAGTTAGCCATGCAGCAGGCCGATGTGACTATTGATCCGTTCAAACCAGTGGAGGAGCAGGTTAATGACGTTATAAAGTCGCTTCAGCGATCGCTACCAATAAAGGTTGCTGTGGCTGTTTTCGAGTTAAAAGTTCCCGCCGAGTATGCCCAGAAAGTTAAGTCGCATGTAATGCATATGGGGAGGGTGGTGAAGGAAACGTATGACTCGGAGGGCAACTTATTGCTGGAGCTCGAGGCGCCGGCCGGCA
The nucleotide sequence above comes from Thermocladium sp. ECH_B. Encoded proteins:
- a CDS encoding RNA-associated protein (Shwachman#Bodian#Diamond syndrome protein family; SBDS; similar to eukaryotic proteins involved in RNA metabolism or binding): MGKAIVIKYESKGEHFEILVDPDAALDMKLGKPVSIDKVLISDTIYKDSRRGLRASESSLKKVFGTTDSRRVAELMIRNGEVPLTAEQRKKLLDEKRRQIVEWISRNCIDTRTRAPVPPQRVELAMQQADVTIDPFKPVEEQVNDVIKSLQRSLPIKVAVAVFELKVPAEYAQKVKSHVMHMGRVVKETYDSEGNLLLELEAPAGMQDSILSKANEITHGNSEIRLISITK